Below is a genomic region from Drosophila albomicans strain 15112-1751.03 chromosome 2R, ASM965048v2, whole genome shotgun sequence.
TTGTTTGGAGGCATGTCAGAGCAATGAATCCTGCAGTTCTGTCAACTATGAAACCGGCTTGTGTGTGCTATTCAAGACGACCGCCGATAAATTGCCAGGTGAGTTAGAAAGTGTGAGAATTTCAGATAAAATGAaactgttgcagctgttgctgctgttgttgctgctgccgttttgTGTGCCAAAGAAAgttcaataattttgttgttgttgttgctggccaagtcattcattcaattattGAGTTCTAGTTCATTGGTGGCCGTGGCGCATAAATCACCAGTGTCAGGCGAATGCGAAACACGCCTTTGGTTTTACGCATGATTTGGCAGCAAGGCAaacagcaggcaggcagtcaggcaggcagacagagcgacgacaacagcgacagcaacgacgacgggGCGACGACAACAGCCTCGACAACGTCGACAACGGCTCCAAGTTGGCTTGGGCTCAGGCAAACTAGATTTTGCCTATTCTGCAAACTGGCTTTTGGCATTGGCGTTTTGCGGCAAACGCATAATTTCAAGCCAGccttgtcgttgtcgttgccgttccTCGTGCCgtttgcaactgcaactgttgctgctgttgccagttgctgtcgttgccagttgcagttgcctgTTGCTGCGTTTCTCAACGCCTGTTACTTTGCAGTGAAGGGGCGTGTGCGTAAAAACGCATCGCACGCACAACACGCACGCACATACACCGAATACCGTTTTaatgtttctgttttttatttttatttttgttttgtgtgtgtgtgatttttcGCAGGTTCACTTTCGCGCTCACAGTTTCCGGTTTTCACGATCTACGCACAGAAATCGTGTTTGGGCGTGCGTCCTTGCTCCAAGGCCTGGTGCATTGATCGCGTTCAAGGTTACCGCCTGCCCGAGCATGTCAAATCTAGTCAGACCGTGTTGTCGCGTCGCGACTGCCTGGAACTCTGCCTTGGCGAAACGGAGTTTACGTGCCGGTAAgtgttaaaaacaaaacagaaaccCAACTGAAGATGCGTCAGTCAAGTCAGGATGCAGCTAGTTTGTAAAACGATTGCATAATATCAAGTAGTCAACTCGTTAAGTTGATGATCCAGTTATGGAATGTGTTTAGCTAGTATCATAGCAAAACTGCTAACTGAAACTGGTTCGATCGATATCAACGCGTAGTAAAAAGCAGATGAACTGATTCCGCACAGTTGCAGCTAACAAAACTGTTGCTGAAGAAGCTGTCATATAGATTTAGTTGCCAACAGGCAACtgacaactgcaactgcaatgaTAATTGCAACATGAACAAGTTCTGCTTGCGTTAGAGTTATGGGTTTTAATTAAGCATCTACTTGTTGTACAGTAGTttctctacacacacactgtcTCTCGTTTACTCGTTTCTTAATGCTACTGTGTTTCTCTcgttctttctttctttatcgCTTCTGCCACCTTTTAACCTTCTTCCCCACCTGTGCGCTATATCAAATACCAAAACACCTCTGCCGCTCATAAATTTCGCCTTGCGCAGTTCGGCCAATTTCTATCGCCACTCGGGTCTCTGTGAACTCTCGGACATGGATCGCATCACCCTCTCGGCGGGCAGCAGCGTTGAGGCCTACGAAGGCGCCGATTATCTGGAGAACAACTGTGCCGAGGAGCCAAGCAAACTGTGCGAATTCAAGCGCATATCTGGCAAAATTATGAAGACAGTCGATTCGGTTTATCAGGATATTAACACCATTGACGAGTGCCGTGATCTCTGCCTGAACTCGCCATACAGGTGAGCTTTTCTTTGCTTATGCAACTAACGAACGGTGAGATTCTCACACAGTCAGTTCTCTCTCTACGTCTCTTAACAGATGCCACTCGTATGACTACAATGACACTGGTGACATGGTCTGCCGTCTGTCGCATCACAGTCGCGCCACTTTGACGGATGTGAACGATCCCTATCTGGATGTGCCCGAGGCAGCCACCTACGAACTATCTGCCTGCTACAATGTATCCATTGAGTGCCGTTCCGGTGAGATGATCACCAAGATACGCACCTCCAAACTCTTCGACGGCAAGGTCTATGCCAAGGGAGCGCCCAAGTCTTGTGCCGTCAATGTGAACAATTCACTCGAGTTTGACTTCCGCATGGGCTACAACGATCTCGAGTGCAATGTGCGCCAGAGTGCCTACGGTCGTTATATGAACGATATTGTTATCCAGCATCACGATATGATTGTCACCTCCTCCGATCTGGGTCTCGCTGTCAGCTGTCAATATGATTTGACCAACAAGACGGTGCTGAACGATGTTGATTTGGGTGTCACCGGCGAGATCGAATCATCGCTAAGCGAAGAGATTACCATCGACTCACCGAATGTCATTATGAAGATCACATCACGTGACGGCAGCGATATGAAGCGTATTGCCGAGGTCGGTGATCCGTTGGCGTTGCGTTTCGAGATCGTTGAACAGAACAGTCCCTATGAGATCTTTGTGCGCGAACTGGTTGCCATGGATGGTTCGGACAGTGCTGAGATAACGCTGATCGATGCTAATGGCTGTCCCACCGATCAATACATCATGGGCAACATCCAGAAGTTGTCGCACAATCGCAAGGTATTGCTCTCGCAATTCGATGCCTTCAAGTTCCCCTCGAGCGAAGTGGTTCAGTTCCGTGCCTTGGTTACACCCTGCATACCACGCTGTGAGCCCGTCATTTGTGATAGCGAGGATGGCGCCAGCGGTGAGCAAAAGTCTCTCGTCTCCTTCGGACGCAGGAAGCGCTCAGTGCTCAATGGCACCGATGGTGGTAAGTGCTGGCTGAACTGAGCTAAGTCTATGGCTCATTACTTTACTAACTACTTGTAAATTCACAGCCGAGTTCATGGTCAGCACACGCCAGCGCCAGCGTCGCGATGTTAGCCCAACTGCAGCCGATGATAACATACTGCTCGTGCAGTCCATACAAATCACAGACAAGTTTGGCTTCCAGGCCGAGGATGGCAGCGATCTGGCCAACATGAATGCGATGAACAACGAGCCCCATGAGAAGGCATACGCGGGCGTTGCACAGGACAAGCTCACTTGTCTTAATGGCTATGGTAAGTTCAGcgcttcagttcagttcagcttCCCTCCTGTGAAAATGCCCAATCAAGAGCGAATCAAAAGagcaaaacccaaaaaccTACTACTCTGTTTGCTCCTCCTTTGCAACTTCCTCcgttgttgcttgctgctgctgctgctccatcatcatcatcatcatcagcagcagaagcattgctttccagctgctgctgctgctgctactctGCTGATTTGCATAGACAAGACAGAGAACGTTGTTGACGTCGTGCTGCTGCAGCCAGCGGGTGGCGGATGGCGGTCGGCAGATGGCGGTTGGTTGCCATTGCTATGACTGAGAGGATTCGAATGCGTTTGCCCAGCTGTGTGTCCACTGAGTTGCGTCGTGAGCCAGCGGCTTGTTCTGACTATTGTTGGCTGCTCGCTAATTTTGATAATGAATCAATTTTTCATCATTGCCACtgactacgacgacgacgtcgacgactgCATGAGAAATAAATTGGATTCTGTGCTCTGGCTCATGTCCAGAACGTGTTGCAGCCTCTCTCAACATCAAGTTATGATGTGGACGCCATGTTGACGCCGGCTCACGACCAGGTCACTGGTTCAATGTGATGTGCCAGCTGTGTGCCAGCAGGATGAGATGAGTTTGAAATGATGGTTGCTGCCGCACATTTCTGCACGCCTCATTTTCGTGCGGCGCGAAAAGTTTGCACAGTTAGTTGCCCCCTCTCTCCTCCCTCCGTGTTGTGGCCTTCCTGATGTTGCATGTGTCATTGCTTTGTAGAGCAATTGCCATGCACGTTGGCCATGGCgcattaaaacaaatgcagcGTTGAAGCGTTAAATTTACAGCTTGTTAGACGGCAGCAGGTccagctgccgctgcctctTGAGTAGAAGCTGCATTAGGTCCACTTGGTCCCAGTTGGAAcaccacaaaacacacacacacacacacatagacaacGGCAGCAAACCGCATTAATTTCTGTTGCAATTACGCGGCGCTGCACACACAGgcgagcagagcagagcagagcaaagcgaAGCGCGTCGAGCTCATTGTCCGCAATTAGAGCAACGGTTTTCTCCTCAGTTTAAGCTcatttgccacacacattGAAGATCGGGAGCGACTCTCGTTTAGACTCATGAGAGCCGCCCGTAGCTGGCCATAGCCAATTCCTCGTATTAAtgcgtgtggcatgtggcatgtggcaatgTGGCATCTAGCATCTATCATCGCGGCATATGGCAATCAATCTAGCGGCCAACTCGTAAACTGTGTGGCCATAATTTATCCAAATTTATTCGAATTATGCATTATTCATAACTTCTTCGCTCTGGCCATAATCACAGCACAATTACTATTAAGGCCATAAGCTTAAACTGATAAATTTTCGAGCATCGATTCGGATAATCGTAATTGCTAACTATTATCCCAAAGGTGCATGCAACGTACTTTCATTAGCGAGCAATTTCTGAATTTGTTTTAACAGTTGTGCTTAACTCGAACAAATGATGCAATGTTGTGATTAGAAAGCAAGTCGGAAAATGGGAAGCAAAAGAATGCAGtattataatcaaaatataccaaactacctaactactacaaaaatactgaaataaacCCAATGGATAGAAGCAAAAGAATGCAGTATTATCAATCGACTAACTATACGAAATTAATATTccacaaaatactgaaatacacCCAATGAATAGAAGGCaagtaag
It encodes:
- the LOC117574222 gene encoding uncharacterized protein LOC117574222, coding for MFLRRCTFLLLLCLIASDANAARKTKRPVKPAKQTIPRTNVTPPPAPIASSSSSSSSTSTASEQNAELASLTTSSSNHLELPKPLVPQNDAQPEPKTDRAPDTDEECDPDMIGFEIITGYVLSAPSKLLDTLAGTLMLTDCLEACQSNESCSSVNYETGLCVLFKTTADKLPGSLSRSQFPVFTIYAQKSCLGVRPCSKAWCIDRVQGYRLPEHVKSSQTVLSRRDCLELCLGETEFTCRSANFYRHSGLCELSDMDRITLSAGSSVEAYEGADYLENNCAEEPSKLCEFKRISGKIMKTVDSVYQDINTIDECRDLCLNSPYRCHSYDYNDTGDMVCRLSHHSRATLTDVNDPYLDVPEAATYELSACYNVSIECRSGEMITKIRTSKLFDGKVYAKGAPKSCAVNVNNSLEFDFRMGYNDLECNVRQSAYGRYMNDIVIQHHDMIVTSSDLGLAVSCQYDLTNKTVLNDVDLGVTGEIESSLSEEITIDSPNVIMKITSRDGSDMKRIAEVGDPLALRFEIVEQNSPYEIFVRELVAMDGSDSAEITLIDANGCPTDQYIMGNIQKLSHNRKVLLSQFDAFKFPSSEVVQFRALVTPCIPRCEPVICDSEDGASGEQKSLVSFGRRKRSVLNGTDGAEFMVSTRQRQRRDVSPTAADDNILLVQSIQITDKFGFQAEDGSDLANMNAMNNEPHEKAYAGVAQDKLTCLNGYGLIFAGSLFLLAQLSIFGIWKTVQRRTHKERYLYQQEPTPTITYGAPTILYGPPPSSASSVGGASHLSSAKDTLNKLYDSGINGRYGQQF